From one Leifsonia soli genomic stretch:
- a CDS encoding hydroxyacid dehydrogenase — protein MTAASTPVAAFAMRPDLPALLFSSDDLAALRAIVALDPTVTVTDFAAAPAGLLDSVEILVTGWGAPHIGPAELDRMPRLRAIVHAAGTVKGHIDDAAWDRGVLVTSAANANAYPVAEYTLAMILLAGKGVPDYIRGYATDPALYEREADPAIGNFRRTVGIIGASRVGRRVIELLEPFDIDVLLYDPQVRQGDPVLDRARAVSLDDLFAGSSIVSVHAPLLPETVGMVGAAQLALLPDGATLINTARAPIVDQDALMDAVRDRGLRAVLDVTEPEPLPAGHPLRSLPGVVLTPHVAGALGTEVRRLGECARHEIERFVAGEPAEHPVTKEALIAVA, from the coding sequence ATGACCGCAGCGAGTACGCCCGTCGCCGCCTTCGCCATGCGACCGGACCTGCCGGCTCTGCTGTTCTCGTCCGACGACCTCGCCGCCCTCCGGGCGATCGTCGCGCTGGACCCCACCGTCACCGTCACCGACTTCGCCGCCGCGCCCGCCGGGCTGCTCGACAGCGTGGAGATCCTCGTCACGGGATGGGGCGCGCCGCACATCGGGCCGGCGGAGCTCGACCGCATGCCCCGGCTGCGCGCCATCGTCCACGCCGCGGGCACGGTGAAGGGCCACATCGACGACGCCGCGTGGGATCGCGGAGTGCTCGTCACCAGCGCGGCCAACGCCAACGCCTATCCCGTCGCCGAGTACACGCTCGCGATGATCCTGCTGGCCGGGAAGGGCGTTCCGGACTACATCCGCGGATACGCGACCGACCCGGCCCTCTACGAGCGGGAGGCGGACCCGGCGATCGGCAACTTCCGCCGGACCGTCGGCATCATCGGCGCCTCCCGCGTCGGCCGCCGTGTGATCGAGCTGCTCGAGCCGTTCGACATCGACGTGCTGCTGTACGACCCGCAGGTGCGCCAGGGCGATCCCGTGCTCGATCGAGCACGGGCCGTGAGCCTCGACGACCTGTTCGCCGGATCGAGCATCGTCAGCGTGCACGCGCCGCTGCTGCCCGAGACGGTCGGGATGGTCGGAGCAGCGCAGCTCGCCCTGCTGCCGGACGGCGCCACCCTGATCAACACCGCCCGCGCCCCGATCGTCGACCAGGACGCCCTCATGGATGCGGTCCGCGACCGCGGTCTGCGCGCCGTCCTCGACGTGACCGAGCCGGAGCCGCTCCCCGCCGGGCACCCGCTGCGGTCGCTGCCGGGCGTCGTGCTCACACCCCACGTCGCGGGTGCGCTGGGCACCGAGGTCCGTCGGCTCGGCGAGTGCGCCCGGCACGAGATCGAACGATTCGTCGCCGGCGAGCCGGCCGAACATCCCGTCACGAAGGAAGCTCTGATCGCCGTTGCCTGA
- a CDS encoding ThuA domain-containing protein, with product MRALILSGAGRYADPWHPFAETSERLAGILRDEGLDVEISGEVDARMASLTTDAPDLLVLNIGDPALTGTPDPEGERRGRDGLLAYLAAGNPLLVSHVTSTSLRGIPEWEGILGGVWVRGTTFHPDYGPARIHVHADRSPIVAGLDDFTVTDERYTDLRVQPDVVPLASHEHDGAEHPLMWEREYGPATIFYDALGHDAASYDAETHREILRRAVRRLVS from the coding sequence ATGCGAGCACTGATCCTGAGCGGCGCCGGCCGGTACGCCGACCCGTGGCATCCCTTCGCCGAGACCTCCGAGAGGCTGGCCGGGATCCTCCGCGACGAGGGACTCGACGTCGAGATCTCCGGAGAGGTGGATGCGCGCATGGCCTCGCTGACGACCGATGCGCCCGACCTGCTCGTGCTCAACATCGGCGACCCGGCGCTCACCGGGACGCCGGACCCGGAGGGCGAACGCCGGGGCCGCGACGGCCTGCTCGCCTACCTCGCCGCCGGGAACCCGTTGCTGGTGTCGCACGTCACATCGACGTCGCTGCGCGGGATCCCCGAGTGGGAGGGCATCCTCGGTGGCGTCTGGGTGCGCGGCACGACGTTCCACCCCGACTACGGGCCGGCGCGCATCCACGTTCACGCCGACCGCAGCCCCATCGTGGCGGGGCTCGACGACTTCACGGTGACGGACGAGCGGTACACCGACCTGCGGGTGCAGCCGGATGTGGTCCCGCTCGCGTCCCACGAGCACGACGGCGCCGAGCACCCGCTGATGTGGGAGCGCGAGTACGGCCCGGCGACGATCTTCTATGACGCTCTCGGCCACGACGCCGCCTCCTACGACGCCGAGACCCACCGCGAGATCCTCCGCCGGGCGGTGCGCCGACTCGTGTCCTGA
- a CDS encoding MFS transporter yields MSDTAIVSTRLNPDQRNAFIASLLGWMMDAFDYFIIVLVYAEIGAEFHVPLEQMAYLTTVTLIMRPVGAYLFGLWADRVGRRIPLMVDVCFYSVAGFLCAFAPNFTVLFILRLLYGIGMGGEWGLGAALTMEKVPRTRRGFYSGILQAGYSAGYLLASLAFLLVHSVFGLNWRWMFALSILPALITLIIRSRVKESEVWENTREKMRKADTSIRRVFFDGKVLRRFVYLVLLMAAFNWMSHGTQDIYPTFLKSTENGGAGLDAATAGWIAVVYNIGAIVGCIVLGSLSDRWGRKATIILGAALTIPIIPIFAFSPTAGLLCLGSALIQFTTQGAWGAIPAHLNEMSPNAIRGFYPGVTYQLGNVIAAFNLPIQQALAPQLGYGWAMASTVGIAAIAVILLTAFGKQAHAIDFVAADAAPAVEPAPRG; encoded by the coding sequence GTGTCCGACACTGCTATCGTCTCCACCCGCCTGAACCCCGACCAGCGCAACGCGTTCATCGCGTCGCTTCTCGGCTGGATGATGGACGCCTTCGACTACTTCATCATCGTGCTCGTGTACGCCGAGATCGGCGCCGAGTTCCACGTCCCGCTCGAGCAGATGGCGTACCTCACCACCGTCACCCTGATCATGCGTCCCGTCGGCGCCTACCTGTTCGGGCTCTGGGCCGACCGGGTCGGCCGTCGCATCCCGCTCATGGTCGACGTGTGCTTCTACTCGGTGGCCGGATTCCTGTGCGCGTTCGCCCCCAACTTCACCGTGCTGTTCATCCTGCGACTGCTGTACGGCATCGGGATGGGCGGCGAGTGGGGCCTCGGCGCCGCCTTGACGATGGAGAAGGTGCCGCGCACCCGCCGAGGCTTCTACTCCGGCATCCTGCAGGCGGGCTACTCCGCCGGCTACCTGCTGGCGTCGCTGGCCTTCCTGCTGGTTCACTCGGTGTTCGGGCTGAACTGGCGCTGGATGTTCGCGCTCAGCATCCTGCCCGCTCTGATCACGCTCATCATCCGCTCGCGCGTGAAGGAGTCGGAGGTGTGGGAGAACACCCGCGAGAAGATGCGGAAGGCCGACACCTCCATCCGCCGGGTGTTCTTCGACGGGAAGGTGCTGCGCCGGTTCGTCTACCTCGTGCTGCTGATGGCGGCCTTCAACTGGATGAGCCACGGCACGCAGGACATCTACCCGACCTTCCTGAAGTCCACCGAGAACGGAGGGGCGGGACTGGATGCGGCGACGGCCGGCTGGATCGCCGTCGTCTACAACATCGGTGCGATCGTCGGCTGCATCGTGCTCGGCTCGCTGTCGGACCGCTGGGGACGCAAGGCGACGATCATCCTCGGGGCGGCGCTGACCATCCCGATCATCCCGATCTTCGCCTTCTCGCCGACGGCGGGGCTGCTGTGCCTCGGCTCCGCGCTCATCCAGTTCACGACGCAGGGCGCCTGGGGCGCCATCCCGGCGCACCTGAACGAGATGTCGCCGAATGCCATCCGCGGCTTCTACCCGGGCGTGACGTACCAGCTGGGCAACGTGATCGCGGCATTCAACCTGCCCATCCAGCAGGCGCTCGCCCCGCAGCTCGGCTACGGCTGGGCGATGGCGTCGACGGTCGGCATCGCGGCGATCGCGGTCATCCTGCTGACCGCCTTCGGCAAGCAGGCCCACGCCATCGACTTCGTCGCGGCGGACGCCGCCCCGGCAGTCGAGCCGGCCCCTCGCGGCTGA
- a CDS encoding Gfo/Idh/MocA family protein: MSSIGIIMNGVSGRMGYRQHLVRSILAIRDQGGVELSDGRRVQVVPLLVGRSEEKLAELAKRHDIADYTTDLDAALADDRWQIYADFLVTKARSAAIRRAIAAGKAIYTEKPTAESFEEALELARLAADAGVKNGVVHDKLYLPGMRKLKRLIDSGFFGRILSVRGEFGYWVFEGDWQAAQRPSWNYRAEDGGGIVVDMFPHWSYVLENLFGRVESVYAQAVTEIPQRVDEGGQAYAATADDAAYAVFRLEGGVTAQLNSSWTTRVNRDELVEFQVDGTLGSAVVGLFACKIQPRNATPKPVWNPDLADEHDYASDWIESPANEVFENGFKTQWEEFLRHVLEDGPHGFDFLAGARGVQLAELGLRSSREGRRIELPDVTLDTTPAPTASDLEAAAR; the protein is encoded by the coding sequence GTGTCGTCGATCGGCATCATCATGAACGGCGTCTCCGGGCGCATGGGATACCGCCAGCACCTGGTCCGGTCGATCCTCGCCATCCGCGATCAGGGCGGCGTCGAGCTGTCCGACGGACGCCGCGTCCAGGTCGTGCCCCTCCTGGTCGGCCGCAGCGAGGAGAAGCTGGCCGAGCTCGCGAAGCGGCACGATATCGCCGACTACACGACCGACCTCGACGCCGCCCTCGCCGACGACCGCTGGCAGATCTACGCCGACTTCCTCGTCACCAAAGCGCGCTCGGCGGCGATCCGCAGGGCCATCGCCGCGGGCAAGGCGATCTACACCGAGAAGCCCACCGCCGAGAGCTTCGAGGAGGCGCTCGAACTGGCGCGCCTCGCCGCCGACGCGGGCGTCAAGAACGGCGTCGTCCACGACAAGCTCTACCTGCCCGGGATGCGCAAGCTCAAGCGGCTGATCGACTCCGGCTTCTTCGGCCGCATCCTGTCCGTCCGCGGCGAGTTCGGCTACTGGGTGTTCGAGGGCGACTGGCAGGCGGCGCAGCGGCCGAGCTGGAACTACCGCGCGGAGGACGGCGGCGGCATCGTCGTCGACATGTTCCCGCACTGGAGCTACGTGCTCGAGAACCTCTTCGGCCGCGTCGAGTCGGTGTACGCGCAGGCGGTCACCGAGATCCCGCAGCGGGTGGACGAAGGCGGGCAGGCGTACGCGGCGACTGCGGATGACGCGGCCTACGCGGTCTTCCGGCTGGAGGGCGGCGTCACCGCCCAGCTCAACTCGAGCTGGACGACCCGTGTCAACCGCGACGAGCTGGTCGAGTTCCAGGTCGACGGCACCCTCGGAAGCGCGGTCGTCGGGCTCTTCGCCTGCAAGATCCAGCCCAGGAACGCGACGCCGAAGCCGGTGTGGAACCCGGACCTCGCGGACGAGCACGACTACGCGTCCGACTGGATCGAGTCCCCGGCCAACGAGGTGTTCGAGAACGGCTTCAAGACGCAGTGGGAGGAGTTCCTGCGCCACGTGCTGGAGGACGGCCCGCACGGGTTCGACTTCCTCGCAGGCGCGCGCGGCGTGCAGCTCGCCGAGCTCGGCCTGCGGTCGTCGCGAGAGGGACGGCGGATCGAGCTCCCGGATGTGACGCTCGACACCACTCCGGCGCCGACCGCCTCCGACCTGGAGGCGGCGGCCCGATGA
- a CDS encoding dihydrodipicolinate synthase family protein, producing the protein MTATTATGTGTAVTLLGPDGVTSTAELRDAPAFTRPAAPLRSRVAYAAAHVIPKPWAENVPGAPADIDWDATLAFRRHVYSWGLGVADAMDTAQRNMGLDAAATRELIARSAADARDAGGSVVAGVNTDHVDNPAIPLDAVIDAYTEQLHFTEDAGAGVVLMASRHLARAAESPADYERVYGRVLAAASAPVVLHWLGPAFDPALAGYFGSGDVAAASETVLRIIEAADGRVSGIKMSLLDADAERSLRARLPEEVRMFTGDDFNYVELIEDDGSGHSDALLGAFAALAPAASAAIQALDRDDTEQYRSILEPTQELSRQVFAAPTFHYKTGVAFLSWLNGHQQSFSMVGGLHSARSLPHLSEIVRLAGDCGALERPGLAAERWTSLLRLNGIVG; encoded by the coding sequence ATGACGGCGACCACCGCGACCGGCACCGGCACCGCCGTGACGCTGCTCGGCCCCGACGGCGTCACGTCCACCGCCGAGCTCCGCGATGCGCCGGCGTTCACGCGCCCGGCCGCACCGCTGCGGTCGCGGGTCGCCTACGCGGCGGCCCACGTCATCCCGAAACCCTGGGCGGAGAACGTCCCGGGCGCCCCCGCCGACATCGACTGGGATGCCACGCTCGCGTTCCGCCGGCACGTGTACTCCTGGGGTCTCGGCGTGGCCGATGCGATGGACACGGCGCAGAGGAACATGGGGCTCGACGCGGCAGCGACACGTGAACTGATCGCGCGCAGTGCGGCCGACGCCCGCGACGCCGGCGGATCGGTCGTCGCCGGTGTCAACACCGACCACGTCGACAATCCGGCCATCCCGCTGGACGCGGTGATCGACGCGTACACGGAGCAGCTGCACTTCACCGAGGACGCCGGGGCCGGGGTCGTCCTCATGGCGAGCCGCCACCTGGCCAGGGCGGCGGAGTCGCCGGCCGACTACGAGCGCGTCTACGGCCGGGTGCTCGCCGCGGCGTCGGCGCCGGTCGTGCTGCACTGGCTCGGGCCGGCATTCGACCCCGCGCTCGCCGGCTACTTCGGGTCCGGCGACGTCGCCGCGGCGAGCGAGACCGTGCTGCGCATCATCGAGGCGGCAGACGGCCGGGTCTCCGGCATCAAGATGAGCCTCCTCGACGCGGACGCGGAGCGCTCGCTGCGCGCGCGTCTGCCGGAGGAGGTCCGCATGTTCACCGGGGACGACTTCAACTACGTCGAGCTGATCGAGGACGACGGCTCCGGCCATTCGGACGCGCTGCTCGGCGCCTTCGCGGCCCTGGCCCCGGCGGCCTCCGCCGCGATCCAGGCGCTCGACCGGGACGACACGGAGCAGTACCGGAGCATCCTCGAGCCCACGCAGGAGTTGTCGCGGCAGGTCTTCGCGGCGCCGACGTTCCACTACAAGACCGGCGTGGCCTTCCTCTCCTGGCTCAACGGCCACCAGCAGTCGTTCTCGATGGTCGGCGGTCTGCACTCCGCCCGCAGCCTGCCCCACCTGTCGGAGATCGTGCGGCTCGCCGGGGACTGCGGCGCCCTGGAGCGGCCCGGCCTCGCCGCCGAGCGCTGGACGTCGCTGCTCCGCCTGAACGGGATCGTCGGATGA
- a CDS encoding sugar phosphate isomerase/epimerase family protein produces the protein MTPDPRLSINQATIKYAALADALGVVAAAGVEAIGLWREPVAEVGLDAAVRMLADSGLRVSSLCRGGFFTAPEGAQRRAALDENRRAIEETAALAAAGAPGSAAVLVLVAGGLPDGSRDLVGARRRVADAIAELEPDARAAGVTLAIEALHPMYAADRAVVSTLGQALDLAEPFPSESVGVVVDTFHLWWDPDLSAQIARAGRGGRIASYQVCDWVTPLPADVLLARGMMGDGHIDFAPISAAVAEAGYTSDVEVEIFNEAIWAADPAAVVARTAQAFDRAVGLRSAGRA, from the coding sequence ATGACCCCCGACCCGCGCCTCTCGATCAACCAGGCGACCATCAAGTACGCCGCGCTCGCCGACGCGCTCGGCGTGGTCGCCGCAGCCGGGGTCGAGGCGATCGGGCTGTGGCGAGAGCCCGTGGCCGAGGTGGGGCTGGATGCGGCGGTGCGGATGCTCGCCGACTCCGGTCTGCGCGTGTCGAGTCTGTGCCGGGGAGGCTTCTTCACCGCTCCGGAGGGCGCCCAGCGGCGCGCGGCCCTGGACGAGAACCGGCGCGCGATCGAGGAGACGGCAGCGCTCGCCGCGGCCGGCGCCCCCGGGTCCGCTGCTGTGCTCGTGCTGGTCGCCGGCGGCCTGCCGGACGGCTCCCGAGACCTCGTCGGCGCACGCCGCCGGGTGGCCGATGCGATCGCCGAGCTGGAACCGGACGCCCGCGCGGCCGGCGTCACGCTCGCCATCGAGGCGCTGCACCCGATGTACGCCGCCGACCGCGCGGTCGTGTCGACGCTCGGTCAGGCGCTCGACCTCGCCGAGCCCTTCCCGTCGGAGTCGGTCGGCGTGGTCGTGGACACCTTCCACCTGTGGTGGGACCCCGACCTGTCGGCGCAGATCGCCCGGGCCGGCCGCGGAGGCCGCATCGCGTCCTACCAGGTCTGCGACTGGGTGACGCCGCTGCCCGCGGACGTGCTGCTGGCCCGCGGGATGATGGGGGACGGCCACATCGACTTCGCGCCGATCAGCGCGGCCGTCGCCGAGGCCGGCTACACCAGCGACGTGGAGGTCGAGATCTTCAACGAGGCGATCTGGGCGGCGGACCCCGCGGCGGTCGTCGCCCGCACGGCGCAGGCCTTCGACCGCGCGGTCGGACTGCGGTCTGCCGGGCGGGCGTGA
- a CDS encoding glycerate kinase has translation MSVIVVAPDSFKGSASAAEVAAALAGGWAAERPGDRVVRAPMADGGEGTLDAFEAAIAGAVRHPVRVLGPDDAEVDAEVDASWLMLPDGTAVVELAETSGLGRMPRLAPFAAHTVGFGQAIADALDAGARSLLLAIGGSASTDGGAGALTALGARFVDADGRDIPRGNLGLASVVRADLGGLAALPPGGARILGDVTSPLLGPLGAAAVFGPQKGATERDVPVLEEGLRRLAEALGAAGAETDPAEPGAGAAGGTGFGLLVWGARMAPGAAAVGDALGLPSTIAEADAVITGEGRFDSQSASGKVPTYVAGLAHGAGASVLLAAGSIQAPTTGFADAVALADLAGSADAAIADPDRWARAAGAALARRFRP, from the coding sequence ATGAGCGTCATCGTCGTCGCGCCCGACTCGTTCAAGGGGTCGGCGTCCGCCGCGGAGGTCGCCGCCGCGCTGGCCGGGGGCTGGGCCGCCGAGCGGCCGGGCGACCGCGTCGTCCGTGCGCCCATGGCGGACGGCGGAGAGGGCACTCTGGACGCGTTCGAGGCGGCGATCGCCGGCGCCGTCCGGCATCCTGTGCGCGTCCTCGGTCCGGACGACGCGGAGGTGGACGCGGAGGTGGACGCCTCCTGGCTGATGCTTCCGGACGGCACGGCGGTCGTCGAGCTCGCGGAGACCAGCGGGCTCGGCCGGATGCCGCGGCTGGCCCCGTTCGCCGCGCACACGGTGGGGTTCGGGCAGGCGATCGCGGACGCGCTGGACGCGGGGGCGCGTTCGCTGCTCCTCGCGATCGGAGGCAGCGCGTCCACCGACGGAGGGGCAGGAGCGCTGACGGCGCTCGGCGCGCGGTTCGTGGACGCCGACGGTCGCGACATCCCGCGCGGCAATCTCGGGCTGGCCTCCGTGGTCCGTGCCGATCTCGGCGGGCTGGCCGCGCTGCCGCCGGGCGGGGCGCGGATCCTCGGCGATGTCACCAGTCCGCTGCTCGGGCCCCTGGGTGCAGCCGCCGTGTTCGGACCGCAGAAGGGCGCGACCGAGCGGGATGTGCCGGTGCTGGAGGAGGGCCTTCGTCGCCTCGCCGAGGCCCTCGGGGCGGCCGGCGCCGAAACGGATCCCGCGGAGCCCGGCGCGGGTGCAGCGGGAGGGACCGGCTTCGGCCTGCTGGTGTGGGGCGCGCGGATGGCGCCGGGCGCGGCAGCGGTCGGCGACGCCCTGGGACTGCCGTCGACCATCGCCGAGGCGGATGCGGTCATCACGGGGGAGGGGCGCTTCGACAGCCAGTCCGCGTCGGGGAAGGTGCCGACGTACGTCGCGGGGCTCGCGCACGGCGCGGGCGCGTCCGTCCTGCTCGCCGCCGGCAGCATCCAGGCGCCGACCACGGGCTTCGCCGATGCCGTCGCGCTGGCGGACCTCGCCGGCTCGGCCGACGCCGCCATCGCCGACCCGGACCGCTGGGCCCGCGCCGCCGGCGCCGCCCTCGCCCGCCGCTTCCGTCCCTGA
- a CDS encoding FCD domain-containing protein, with amino-acid sequence MTPAAHASQHEQAIASLGARIVAGDIPVGTVLTPEGLGLSRTVLRECIRVLESLGLVQARRRRGTVVLPASSWQALDPRILSWRLAGPDRLTALAELGELRLAVEPVAARLASTRATPAQCGELTAAIVGMAATQRSADREEYLAHDRDFHRVLLEASGNPVFAALSAAVAEALNGRTVHALMPDTANPEAIRLHEDVAAAVRRGDAAAAEAATRAIVEEASAALTAPR; translated from the coding sequence GTGACCCCGGCAGCGCACGCCTCCCAGCACGAGCAGGCCATCGCCTCCCTCGGCGCCAGGATCGTCGCGGGCGACATCCCGGTCGGAACGGTCCTGACGCCGGAGGGACTCGGCCTCTCCCGGACCGTGCTGCGCGAGTGCATCCGCGTGCTCGAGTCGCTGGGGCTCGTGCAGGCCAGGCGCCGTCGAGGGACGGTCGTCCTCCCCGCGTCCTCCTGGCAGGCGCTCGATCCGCGCATCCTCAGCTGGCGGCTCGCCGGCCCCGACCGCTTGACCGCGCTCGCGGAGCTGGGCGAGCTGCGCCTCGCCGTCGAACCGGTGGCCGCGCGACTGGCCAGCACCAGGGCCACCCCCGCCCAGTGCGGAGAGCTGACCGCCGCGATCGTCGGCATGGCGGCGACCCAGCGGTCCGCGGACCGCGAGGAGTACCTGGCGCACGACCGCGACTTCCACAGGGTGCTGCTGGAGGCGTCCGGCAACCCGGTGTTCGCGGCGCTCAGCGCCGCCGTGGCCGAGGCGTTGAACGGGCGAACCGTGCATGCGCTGATGCCCGACACCGCGAACCCCGAGGCGATCCGGTTGCACGAGGACGTCGCCGCTGCGGTCCGCCGCGGCGACGCGGCCGCCGCCGAGGCGGCGACGCGCGCCATCGTCGAGGAGGCCAGCGCAGCCCTCACCGCGCCGCGCTGA
- a CDS encoding GntP family permease, whose translation MTPTLFTHAAPAALAVAAAAPAPAPHPSAPEGQLIVAALAGIAVIVVLITWLKLHPFLSLLLGSLVAGLAAGLAADAAIGSFITGFGNTMGSVGVLIGLGAMYGKLLADSGGADRIVDTLVSRTSARLLPWTMGAVGAIIGLPMFFEVGLVLLMPVIILVTRRSGLPLMRIALPTIAGLSAMHGLVPPHPGPLVAIGALGANLGLTLAFGVIVAIPTIAVAGPLFSRLAARWVPVGVPDLFVPEEGDGPARRRPSFGAALISILLPVILMLGKAVADIAAPDAAPVWKVVLDFLGTPVIALTIAVLAGLLLLGLGGGMNRAAMQTSLAASLPPIAGILLIVGAGGGFKQVLVDTGIGQVIAGWATGASGIVVLLLAWTVAALIRIATGSATVATVTAAGILLPLTEHLSTPMVSLMVLAIGAGSVFLSHVNDAGFWLVKEYLGLSIPQTLKSWTVLECLVSLVGLAGVLILSLFVGGLG comes from the coding sequence ATGACCCCCACCCTGTTCACGCACGCGGCACCCGCGGCACTCGCCGTCGCCGCGGCGGCCCCCGCTCCCGCGCCCCACCCCAGCGCACCCGAGGGACAGCTCATCGTCGCCGCGCTGGCCGGCATCGCCGTCATCGTTGTGCTGATCACCTGGCTCAAGCTGCACCCGTTCCTCTCGCTCCTGCTCGGCTCGCTCGTCGCGGGACTGGCGGCGGGCCTGGCCGCGGATGCGGCGATCGGGAGCTTCATCACCGGCTTCGGCAACACCATGGGCAGCGTCGGCGTGCTCATCGGCCTCGGCGCGATGTACGGCAAGCTCCTCGCCGACTCCGGCGGCGCCGACCGCATCGTCGACACGCTGGTCTCGCGCACCAGCGCCCGTCTCCTGCCGTGGACGATGGGAGCCGTCGGCGCCATCATCGGCCTCCCGATGTTCTTCGAGGTCGGCCTCGTGCTGCTGATGCCGGTGATCATCCTGGTCACCCGGCGCTCGGGACTCCCGCTGATGCGCATCGCCCTCCCCACCATCGCGGGCCTCTCCGCCATGCACGGCCTGGTGCCCCCGCATCCCGGACCGCTGGTCGCGATCGGCGCGCTCGGCGCCAACCTCGGTCTCACGCTGGCCTTCGGCGTGATCGTCGCCATCCCGACGATCGCGGTCGCCGGCCCGCTGTTCAGCCGGCTGGCCGCGCGATGGGTGCCGGTCGGGGTCCCCGACCTGTTCGTCCCGGAGGAGGGAGATGGGCCGGCTCGTCGTCGGCCGTCGTTCGGCGCTGCGCTGATCAGCATCCTGCTGCCCGTCATCCTCATGCTCGGCAAGGCTGTCGCCGACATCGCCGCGCCCGATGCTGCGCCGGTCTGGAAGGTCGTCCTGGACTTCCTGGGCACGCCCGTCATCGCGCTCACCATCGCGGTGCTCGCGGGCCTTCTGCTGCTCGGCCTCGGCGGCGGGATGAACCGTGCGGCCATGCAGACCAGTCTCGCCGCCTCGCTTCCGCCGATCGCGGGCATCCTGCTCATCGTCGGCGCCGGCGGCGGGTTCAAGCAGGTGCTCGTCGACACCGGCATCGGCCAGGTCATCGCGGGATGGGCGACCGGCGCGAGCGGGATCGTCGTCCTGCTGCTCGCCTGGACCGTCGCCGCGCTGATCCGCATCGCGACCGGCTCGGCGACGGTCGCGACCGTCACCGCCGCCGGCATCCTGCTCCCGCTCACCGAGCACCTGTCGACCCCGATGGTGTCGCTGATGGTGCTGGCGATCGGCGCGGGCTCGGTGTTCCTGTCGCACGTCAACGACGCCGGATTCTGGCTGGTGAAGGAGTACCTGGGCCTCAGCATCCCGCAGACGCTGAAGAGCTGGACCGTGCTGGAGTGCCTGGTCTCTCTCGTCGGGCTGGCCGGTGTGCTGATCCTGAGCCTGTTCGTCGGCGGCCTCGGGTGA
- a CDS encoding gluconokinase, GntK/IdnK-type — protein MTPVRAVVVMGVAGCGKSTVAELLAERLGWELLEGDGLHPATNVERMSAGIPLTDDDRAPWLAAIAEWMRERLDAGRPVVVACSALARRYRDVLRRDDVLFLHLSGTPELLAERLSSREHHFMKSGMLQSQLATLEPPAGDERQLTLDIAEPPLILVARAASAL, from the coding sequence GTGACGCCGGTGCGTGCGGTCGTCGTCATGGGCGTCGCCGGATGCGGCAAGTCGACCGTGGCCGAACTCCTCGCCGAGCGCCTCGGATGGGAGCTGCTGGAGGGCGACGGCCTGCATCCCGCGACGAACGTCGAGCGGATGAGCGCGGGCATCCCGCTCACCGACGACGACCGCGCGCCCTGGCTGGCCGCGATCGCCGAGTGGATGCGCGAGCGGCTCGACGCCGGGCGTCCCGTCGTCGTCGCGTGCTCCGCGCTGGCGAGGCGGTACCGCGACGTGCTGCGCCGGGACGACGTGCTGTTCCTGCACCTGAGCGGCACCCCGGAGCTCCTCGCGGAGCGCCTCTCGTCGCGCGAGCACCACTTCATGAAGTCGGGGATGCTGCAGAGTCAGCTCGCGACGCTCGAGCCGCCTGCCGGCGACGAACGCCAGCTCACGCTCGACATCGCGGAGCCGCCGCTCATCCTCGTCGCCCGAGCCGCGTCCGCCCTCTGA